Within Cydia fagiglandana chromosome 10, ilCydFagi1.1, whole genome shotgun sequence, the genomic segment TGGCCAACAAGAAGATGGGATGATGAGATTAAGAGCGCAGCAGGAGGTTGCTGGACTACAATAGCAAAGGATAGGGATAAATGGAAAGAgttaggggaggcctttgcctacAAAAGGCATACAGATATAAATTTAgattagatatatatatatgttaacaacaaaatgaaatgtactacaaaatacttatctgaaataaaagctatttcattcatttttcaataaaaaaatgtagggtTATTTCTACCCATATAAAACTAAGCCCGTTTGAAAAAACACTCCTCAAATGTCATTGCTGTGTTACAACGACAGTTAGTAAATAAACACACACGTagtggttatattctctttgaAACACaccatgtatttattttttaaaagcatGTAGAAAACCCACCATGGGCATGTTAAAATGACTTACCAAGCATTTGGAGGTTTCCATAATGAGTTGCGTTAGTAGCACTTTTGACCCCACACAGCTTGAGTTGGAATGAAATGGGTTTCTTGAGAGTGCGGTCCACGGAGTCTAACCAGGACTCAACAATAATGTTCTCACCCCAAGCTCCCACGGGCAGGTACGCCAGGCCTAGAAGACCCTAAACACAAATTTTTAGTCATCATGTATTATATTACATCCACTGTCCTATTAGTAGATAATTTAAAGCAGTGTTGTTCAATCTTTTTCATGACGTGAACCCCTTAGTGCATACATAAGAAATGTTTCGCTAATGTATTGCCTTACAGCTGGTAAGGCTTCCCAGGGGGTTGCGACCCACAgtttgaaaaacattgatttaAACCAATTCATTGTGACAATATTACAAATAAAGACTGCTTGGTCCCTGTTAAGTTGTTTTAACACTTTGTGGTTTTAATGGTGAAACTAATTCAAACATACTCTTTTCAATTCTTGTTAGGTTTTCATTCTATTTATAAAGTAATGTAAAGATAAGTttgaaagtaaaatacaaaacataaaacatactagttctttttttagggttccgtacacaaagggtaaaaacgggaccctattactaagactctgctgtccgtccatctgtcaccaggctggatctcacgaaccgtgatagctagacagttgaaattttcacagatgatgtatttctgttgccgctataacaacaaatactaaaaacagaataaaataaagatttaagtggggctcccatacaatacaacaaacaagatttttgaccgaagttaagcaacgtcgggcggggtcagtacttggatgggtgaccgttttttttgccgttttttgcattatggtacggaacccttcgtgcgcgagtccgactcgcacttgccaggttttttcaattaattatttaaataatatgtacCTGCCATCCAGACCCATTCATGAAGAATTTATGGCTTTCTGTGATAAGTGCCAAGTCTGTTCTCACTTTGGGGATGTTTGGGAGTGATGGGAACTGCACCCAATCTGACGCCAGGTGTCCCACCCACATCCCTTGGGAGTATTTGGCTTGCACCtgtaatattaaataaacaatagggtattatactgtatttaaaataaattattttacaccgtGCATGAAATAAAACACCAGAGACTTATTAGAAAGacacagttatttttaaacacaagttctatttaataaattggatagaaatataaaaagtaggtgactTGACCTGACGTAAcaatgtaatgtttcatataaattccatattagagAATTGTTTTATCAGTTCTGAAAAAGTAAGtcatttgactagtaggaaaataccctattttaGAACttcatgtttttattttaatggctTCTTCTAGCCAATATTAGCAAGGTTGATTCAACCAATGTCAGGGTGGATTTTGTCATAATTTGAAAATAATGCTCAGTTTGAAGGGCAGCCTGTTGGCTTCTTGGTTGTCAATAGTAGTGTACCTGATATGAAAATGTAATTAGAAGTCAGACTcattgataataataataataaatattggggacaccttacacagattgacctagCCCTAAACTAAGCATAGCTtttactatgggtactaggcgatgatataaacatacttatatagataaatacatacttatatacatagaaaacacccatgactcaggaacaattaTCTgtattcatcacacaaataaatgcccttaccaggattcgaacccaggaccatcggctttgcAGACAGGGTCACTACACTGGGTCAGACCAGTCATCATTAGAGACATGCTTTGTTTTACTAATTGCAATAAAATTGATACTTTTTTACCCAATGGTTCTTAATTACAAACTTGTAGCTGatccaataaaaaaatatgcaaaaacttcattatttttagttaATGAAAAAGAAGGTGGTAGATAGGGATTGTAGTTATTATattacagttgccatcagatatatcagagcggccaaggtgctcacaaatatctgaacatgcctctattgtcaaggcgttagagtctgtgttcagatatttttgtgcACCTCAGCCGCTCCattatatctgatggtgactgtacacgGCAACTATGGCTAATGAAGATGGCTTTTGTTAATAActctcaataaataaatatagaaatccATACTTGTTTCCCACTGTCCCAAATGGAGCTAGATTCATTTGCCTTGAAGAATGACTTGCCCCCTTGCCGCACTTGTGATGCTATGGCCAATGTAGTGCTGCCTGTATCaactaataaattaaactgaaaggaaataacataattttatagtaaatgtACATTTAaactattataatataatacttatgCTATTCATTTTAAAGAAATTTAGCTTCTGCTTAAGTTCAATTGATTTACCTTTTGTGGTGGATGACCTAGGTTCACTTCTACTGAATATGCTTGGCCTGCGTCTCCAAAGAGATTGAATTCTTCTCCAAGAGTGTAACTCAAAGAGAAGAACACCACAAATCCGTACTCAATGTTTCGCATCATCTTAGCACTATTTGAACATAATATTATGGACTATCCAACGAGAGGTCTTAGTCCCCTCTTCTTAAATTATGGATCATAATTTAATCAATTCTACACAACATATTATAAGCTAACTAAATGATAAAGTCATCGTgaactttgtttatttatagaaaTTAAAGCAATAAGCAATGCATAAATCCCATCCCATGCCAAATTTCCAGCATTTTGACAGATGACGTTTAGCTTATAATTTCAAAAACGACATTTGATTGATTCATGGCAACATTTATCTCGCAAGCATAGGGCTCTATAGACCTTGCGACACAGCCTGCGATTTTGAATACATTGAGGTATTTGACTAATCGAATTAATCGATTTATGTTAAATTATTAAGTCATTGCACCTCAGTAGTAGAAATGTATCAAAATTTGTATTCGATTTGTTTCATTCAATTTTTTATATTACAGAAATTATGGCCTAAAAATAACTAGAATTCAAAACAAAAAGgcattagtaaaaaaaatacaactggTGTTTGTACGTCTACATTGtttgtagaaaaaaaagttaatctcCCCAACCCCTTCTCCACTTCACCACGgttagaaataataataaaaactttggTTTCGTTAGCGATTGTtgtctaataaaaataaataggggTCGGCATTTTTCGTTTTACTCTTAAATATCCATACCGGTGAAGTACAATAGCGAATTGGATGATTGTATGACTgtgttacatatgtattaatttaGGGTTTGTTTCTAAAATGAACGGGTTCATAGCCGTCCACTGTGGTAAGTCATCAACTCAAGTATAATTATTTCATTCTTCAAAGTCTCCTCATTTTCacattaaaaaatatctatTTAGGTGCAGGCTATCACAGTGATAATTTAAAGAAGGAATATCAGAAACTATGCCATGTAGCTTGTAGGAAAGCAAGTGAATCACTCAAGCAGGGAGGCAATGCTGTTGATGCCATTGAAAAAGCAATAATAGGTGAGAAACCTTACATGTTTTTCACTAGTCCATTGTTAATTTTGCAAATTACAATTTTACTTAATGTAATCTAATGTTTCAGAACTAGAAAACAGCCCACTAACCAATGCTGGTTACGGTTCAAACTTGAGTTGGGACGGTTCAGTTGAATGTGATGCATCAATCATGAATGGCCAGACATTACATTTTGGTGCATGTGGTGCAGTTTCTAATGTCTGGAACCCAATCACATTGGCAAAACAACTCTGTGTAAAACAATGTGACAGCCTCTCACTAGGCAGAGTGCCACCTTGCATCCTCACTGGTAAAGGCGCCAAACTCTGGGCAAGGAGAATGGGATTGGAAATTGTTGATGACCGCAAAATGATTTCAGCTAGAGCTTACAGAAGCTACAAGCATTGTAAAAGAAAACTTAAGAGATATTCTCAGCAAAATGACATTAAATTCAGTCCCCTAGATACTGTCGGAGCTATTTGTATTGACTCTAATGGTTTAGTGGCAGCTGGAGCTAGTTCAGGTGGAGTATCACTGAAACATGAAGGTAGAGTCGGTCAAGCAGCCTCGTTTGCTAGTGGAGTGTGGGCAGTTACAAGCAGAGATGGAGTCCAACAGTCAATAGCATCTTGCACTTCAGGATGTGGAGAACATTTGATAAGAACACAATTAGCAAAGAACACAGCCGAGAGTTTATTAGAACCTTCACCAGTACTAGGCTTAGATAATTGTTTGAAAGAAAAGTTTTTAGAATCACCTTATTTGTGGGACGTGGGGCAACGGCTGGGAGGGACTTTAGCTTTACGATTTGACCCCCAAGCTGGAGAAGGAGAGGTGATTTGGGGACACACAACTAAAACAATGTGTGTTGGATTTATGTCTACTGAGAGTGATAGACCAAAggtaaaaagaatataaattaacTACTTTTGAACTAGATAAAAAAActcatgtacagtcagctgtaaaa encodes:
- the LOC134667885 gene encoding threonine aspartase 1, with translation MNGFIAVHCGAGYHSDNLKKEYQKLCHVACRKASESLKQGGNAVDAIEKAIIELENSPLTNAGYGSNLSWDGSVECDASIMNGQTLHFGACGAVSNVWNPITLAKQLCVKQCDSLSLGRVPPCILTGKGAKLWARRMGLEIVDDRKMISARAYRSYKHCKRKLKRYSQQNDIKFSPLDTVGAICIDSNGLVAAGASSGGVSLKHEGRVGQAASFASGVWAVTSRDGVQQSIASCTSGCGEHLIRTQLAKNTAESLLEPSPVLGLDNCLKEKFLESPYLWDVGQRLGGTLALRFDPQAGEGEVIWGHTTKTMCVGFMSTESDRPKCVFSYLPQKVAPGQKAVVSGHPFTVPIQPNPVVQWEIKTDPHLIETNHNGSL